In the Zingiber officinale cultivar Zhangliang chromosome 5A, Zo_v1.1, whole genome shotgun sequence genome, AATATTAAACAATACCAAATTAAAGTGATACACCGCAACTCGAATATATAAATGAGTGACAGAAATTGACCCGTTTatatagaaaatttattttaaaacattaaaaattttatataactTAACTCTCTAAGTTCATTAAACTTATACCTtatagatttattattttttttttaaaaaaaatatctaaatatttttatattatctcatataaattttattgacCTGAATGACAAACATAATACAACTTGTCACCCTTGTATGCAATGTCTAACTCTACGTGTTAGTGCTTAAGTGTCAAGTGTAAAACACATATAAGAGAGGTGGATGAAAGGTTTCAGTAAGAAAGCATATGATTGTTATGGAGTGTAGATATTTTAATACTTTCTAACCTATTGTAGCTCTAAATCTGAATGGCATCCTTCTACATGTTATTAGTAGAACTTTATTGGCCCGTTGGATGTAAACAATGCCACACAATAAGAAAAAGGTTGCATCTTCATATCCGTTTATTGGCTTAGGGGAAGCAATAAACAGATGAGACAGGACTAAAGGACAATGCCATTTGGTTATGAACTCACTTAACAGATGAAACAAGACAAATGGAAAATGTCATTCCTTTTGTTTTTGAACTCACTTACCAACTAAAACTAGTACTATGAGCGACAAAACAACATTTTTTCTAAACAACTTCCAATATGGTATTTCCAGATAAGCACAGACAATCAAACATTTTAAAGTAGGCTTAACCTTGTCATGAAACATCCACCTCATAGCCCTAGAATCAGAACCAAACTAAAGATGTGAGAACTAGATGAGCATCATTTGCACAAGTAaacattattatatattttttttcaagcaaTTTCCTAATCAATATACAAAAATAGAATAAACAAAACCATCCGTGAAATTCTTTCCTGTTTATGTAAATAAAGAACCTTTATTTCAGTATACACACACACATAACCGTCAGCTATAGAAAGAGAAAACTGATGCCTGTAGTGCACCATTAACTATCCGAGTTAGACAATGAGGTCTAGACTAACGATAATGTGCTGCTCCATGTGCACCAAAACGTGGGGACTCACTTAACTTTCCTTCAGAGAAAAAAAGGAATAAATGAAGATTAGAATACAGTTTTGTCATCCTACCAATGTGTAATAAGAACTATCTTTACGCATTTCAGGCGAGCATCTCCTTTGTTCTAAAAAATCCAACTGCCAGAGGAGACTGCACCTCATTTAAGTCACTCATTCGCAAAACAATCTTTGTTCGAGCTTTGAGAGTAGGATGTACATGTAGAGTAGAGTCGAGAATCGTATATTAACGGCATCAGCCATGGAACAGTTGAAATGGACAAGAGTAACAGCGAAAACCGATCTTCAACAAAGGGGAGCAACAGAACATCGATCCCAGTTCATTTTCAACCCTAAGCCCTCTCCTACAGATTGGTCACATCATCATCGGAAATTCTCTTATCTCGAGAAAACAGAAGATTTGACTAAGGGATAAAGAAGCAACGGGGATCGATCGCTGCTGCATGAGGCGGACAAGAAAAGAAGCGACGCGCGTTACCTTGGGCGTCGGGAGGATCTCTGAGGGAGAGGAAGCCGCAGGAGGCGCGGGAGGCGAAGGAGTGGAGATGGGAGTGCAGCGGCGAGACAAGCTTGGCGTGGCCATCGCCGTAGATCACCAGAGCTCGGCTCGGTTTGTCCGCCATCACTTCCCTCTCTCCCCCAATGCGAAACGAATCGAATCGCCGACGATCGATCGATGGACTCATGGATGGATCGGATTCGGTTATATCTGAGAACAAGACCAAACCAAAATCGATCGGCTCACAGTTCGACTCGGTTCGATTGAACAGGTGGCGCATTTGACCACCGACATTTTGAATCgccctttaaaaaaattatctaaattttgAATTGGAAATTTATCTTTTCTATTTAACGTCGAAGTCATTGgtattttaattcttttaatttaataaattatatattgttTTTATAAAATATACAATTAACTGAAGAGACCTACACGGTTTAGGACCATCAGTGTCTCTGCCACTCACAAATCACGACGCGTGGACACCAACCCACCAAATCCGCGTGAGTGCCAAACAGCACGCGAAGGTGGCTACAACAGCGTCAGAGTCTATGTTGAATTTTTGCGGGGAAAAACGTTGCAGTGAGTAGCTCAGCTCGTCATTACTACAAACACCATGACCTCACTGCTTGCCTAGCTCGCTGATCTCGCTTTCTCTGCACGTTCCTACCTCCATCGCCATccgcttcttcctctccttcgccGCGGGCAGCACCCTGCAGCAGTTCCTTCGCGGTGCCTGCCAAAGAAGATTCATGGTGGTTGATTAATCAAGGAAGTAAGAGGTGGTTGGTTGAGTAGTTGATGGAGGTTTTGAGTAGTACTCTGTCCCAGAGGCCCGGGTCGGGTTTCTTGTAGACGACGATGCGGTCCACGAGCGCCGACGGGTCGGCCATCCGCCACCGGCACGTCGGGCGGGTCTCGCGGCGAAGCGCGTACTCCGTGACAGTGGTGCGGGTGGCGTTGTCGTAGCGGGCGGAGGCGAGGTAGTAGACGTACGGCTTTTGGCACGGGTTGCGCGCCACCGGCCGGGTGTTGAACGCGTAAGCCGTATAGTCCGCTCGGCGGTACCAGTTGAGGAAAGTACGCGTCGGCATCTCCATCTCGCGCGGCGACATCACCCCGCGGACCACCGTGACGGCGAAGCCCCAGGAGACGGACACCGACCAGAGCCGCGCGGTCACATAGCAGATGGACTGCTGGATCACCCCGGCGGAGTCGAGGCGGACGGGGCCGGCGAAGATGCGTCGGAGCGCGGCGGCCTGGGTTTCGCCCGGGAAGAGAGGCTGCACGACGTCGAGGTGGTGGAGGGAGACGAGCGGAGCGACGGGGTGGGCGGTGAGGAGGCCGAGGAGGTCGCCGTAGACATCGTACTGGTGGAAGCCGGGATGTCGGGTTAGGGGGACGCCGAGCTCCGCCATGCAGGCTTGGATCCGGTCGTCGCTGCCGTAGAGAGCTGGGTAGCGACGGAGGCAGCGGTCCTGGACTCTGGCGAGGGAGGCGGCGAGGGGAGCGCTGATGGCGAATCCACCGCCCCCGTAAGCCATGCTGTAGGAGAAGAAAATGTTCTGGAGATGGGACTCGGAAAGGGAGCCGATGTAATAGGGCTGGCGGTGGTCGAATCGAGAGAGGACGCGGGCGAGATTATCGGGAAGGAACACAGTATCATCGTCCCCCATGACGAACCAGCGCACATTGGGGAGGCCGAGGCGGAACGTCTCGGAGACGATGCGGGAGATGCGGAGGGCGGAGCGATCGCCCTTCCGATGCGTGTAAGGGAAGCGGGAAGTGTCTCCGGAGATCTTGAGAACAGGGAGGGCAGGATCTTTAGCTTTCATCTCCTTGACGAACTTATCGAGCCAGACAAAGCCGCGCATCTGCCGCGGCCGCCACCAGACCTTGATGTAGGCCTTCCGCTTCTCCCACAGCTTGGCGGAGGCGGCGATGCCGAACACAATGTGTTGCAGCTCCGTCGCAGTGGACTGGGGCCGAGGGGCGGCCAGCGCCGGTGTCGATGGAGACGATCTCACCTCGGTACGGTTCGCGACGGCGGCGGTAAAGTTGGACAGGCGGACGACGGCGACACCGTCGCAGGAAGGCAAGGGGGAGGAGAGGAGGCTGTAGGTGTAGAAGAAGTACAAGAgcagaaggaagaggaggaaaacgAAGAAGCGGTGGAAGAGGAAGTAGGGCTTGCAGTCCCTGGTCGACCAGAAATGGGTGGACGAAGCCTTACCGTTGTGACGATGGTGATGGCCGCCGGCGCCAAAGACGCCCCAGAGAAGGGAAGAGGGAGACTTGGCGGCGTCAGAGTCCTTCATGGCTGCTCGGGCCGTCTCTGCCTTCTATTGCTGCTCCTGATCCATTGTCCGGCGGTGGAACAATCTACAGCAGCTCGATGGAAAGGGAAAGCggaagagagaagaggagaggaggggGCGGATATACAGAGGAGAAAGTTGTTGGTTACCAAAATGAGAGGAAAAGGAAGGGAAACGGGAGAGGAAGAAACAGAGGCATAGATATATTATGGATTTCTATTCTGGGGACGAAGGTTTCTATTTTAGTCGTGGTGTCGAAGGCACAATAAACTTATAATATCTCAATGCATTACAGAACGGGATAACAATAGCGCTTGAGGGGCCGTTTTCTGCGTCGTTTATATGAATCGATATGTTTGTCATACGCAAACTAGTGATTTTCACATCGTGGGACACGATGAAGAATATGGCTAGGGGACCCAACTATGCACCTACAATTCAAGCATAGTCAACTATCAAACAATTATTATGACTGATTCTATCCGGAAAAAAGAAATTATGGTAAATTAAAAATATGATTGGAAGTTTGATTCGGTCAAAATTCTTGGTAGTCTTGCAATACAAAAATATCAATATCGGATCGAGAAGAAATTTTTGACATTAGTTTTCCGATGTTCAAATTAGTCTCGTAATGTTAAAAAGTGGAAAACTTTAATTAAGGTGTGTAGAA is a window encoding:
- the LOC121981778 gene encoding uncharacterized protein LOC121981778, translating into MKDSDAAKSPSSLLWGVFGAGGHHHRHNGKASSTHFWSTRDCKPYFLFHRFFVFLLFLLLLYFFYTYSLLSSPLPSCDGVAVVRLSNFTAAVANRTEVRSSPSTPALAAPRPQSTATELQHIVFGIAASAKLWEKRKAYIKVWWRPRQMRGFVWLDKFVKEMKAKDPALPVLKISGDTSRFPYTHRKGDRSALRISRIVSETFRLGLPNVRWFVMGDDDTVFLPDNLARVLSRFDHRQPYYIGSLSESHLQNIFFSYSMAYGGGGFAISAPLAASLARVQDRCLRRYPALYGSDDRIQACMAELGVPLTRHPGFHQYDVYGDLLGLLTAHPVAPLVSLHHLDVVQPLFPGETQAAALRRIFAGPVRLDSAGVIQQSICYVTARLWSVSVSWGFAVTVVRGVMSPREMEMPTRTFLNWYRRADYTAYAFNTRPVARNPCQKPYVYYLASARYDNATRTTVTEYALRRETRPTCRWRMADPSALVDRIVVYKKPDPGLWDRAPRRNCCRVLPAAKERKKRMAMEVGTCRESEISELGKQ